In Chryseobacterium camelliae, one DNA window encodes the following:
- a CDS encoding DUF4919 domain-containing protein, with the protein MKNYFFFLLILWPVFGFSQKSGIDLKSIDKDLKDSASPYFYEKLIFKYKGFTESLDSLEAQHLYYGRNFSKDRISTTDERFEQLAQAFKDKNFDECIRQGKVLYDKDPTNLDVLLILLRAYDAKQDKDNFIYHLSQLRSLTGAIRSSGDGKSEKTAYLVNSVGDEYILLNMLNIGQGYTKASKSSKDGIMDIWEKENNKIYIKVFYLNL; encoded by the coding sequence ATGAAAAATTACTTCTTCTTCCTGCTGATCCTGTGGCCTGTTTTCGGCTTCAGCCAGAAATCAGGAATCGATTTAAAATCGATTGATAAAGACCTCAAAGATTCAGCTTCCCCATATTTTTATGAAAAGCTGATTTTTAAGTATAAGGGCTTTACCGAGTCCCTAGACAGCCTTGAGGCACAGCACCTTTACTATGGAAGGAATTTCAGTAAGGATAGGATTTCTACTACAGATGAAAGGTTTGAACAGCTTGCACAGGCTTTTAAAGATAAAAATTTCGATGAATGTATTCGTCAGGGCAAGGTTTTATATGATAAGGACCCTACCAACCTGGACGTGCTTCTTATTCTGCTAAGAGCCTACGATGCCAAGCAGGACAAAGATAATTTTATCTATCATCTGAGTCAGTTGCGGTCATTGACGGGAGCCATCAGAAGTTCTGGGGACGGGAAATCTGAAAAGACAGCTTATCTGGTAAATTCAGTAGGAGATGAATACATCCTTCTGAATATGCTGAATATCGGGCAAGGATATACCAAAGCCTCAAAATCCTCCAAAGACGGAATCATGGATATTTGGGAGAAGGAAAACAATAAAATTTATATCAAAGTATTTTATTTAAATTTATAA
- the hflX gene encoding GTPase HflX, producing the protein MLDKKEHNYEKAVLVGLVTKDQDEEKLKEYMDELEFLAYTAGATVEKRFTQKMSQPDSKTFVGSGKAQEIRDYVKEYEIGTVIFDDELSPSQLKNLERELEVKILDRTNLILDIFAQRAQTSYARTQVELAQYEYLLPRLTRMWTHLERQRGGIGMRGPGETEIETDRRIIRDRISLLKDKLKTIDKQMATQRNNRGKMVRVSLVGYTNVGKSTLMNALSKSEVFAENKLFATLDTTVRKVVIGNLPFLLTDTVGFIRKLPTQLVESFKSTLDEAREADLLIHVVDISHESFEDHIDSVNQILQEIDAHRKPMIMVFNKIDDFSYEKKEDDDLTPSTRKNISLEEWTKTWMAKSKYPTVFISALTKENFPEMKKMIYDEVMKIHISRFPYNDFLFEYFDNDDEENNGS; encoded by the coding sequence ATGCTAGACAAGAAAGAACATAACTATGAGAAAGCGGTCTTGGTAGGATTGGTAACCAAAGACCAGGATGAAGAAAAGTTAAAGGAATATATGGATGAGCTGGAATTCCTGGCTTATACCGCGGGAGCTACCGTTGAAAAAAGGTTCACTCAAAAAATGTCCCAGCCGGATTCCAAAACATTTGTAGGGAGCGGAAAGGCTCAGGAAATCCGGGATTACGTTAAAGAATATGAAATAGGAACCGTCATTTTTGATGACGAACTCTCTCCGTCACAGCTCAAAAACCTGGAACGTGAACTTGAGGTTAAAATACTTGACCGTACGAACCTTATCCTTGATATTTTTGCCCAGAGGGCTCAGACCTCTTACGCAAGGACCCAGGTAGAACTTGCTCAATATGAATATCTTTTGCCCAGGCTGACCCGGATGTGGACCCACCTTGAGCGCCAGCGAGGGGGTATCGGGATGAGGGGACCAGGGGAAACGGAAATTGAAACCGACAGGCGTATCATCCGCGACCGGATCTCCTTACTGAAGGATAAGCTTAAGACCATCGATAAACAGATGGCAACCCAGAGAAATAACAGGGGCAAGATGGTCCGTGTATCATTGGTAGGATATACCAACGTTGGAAAATCTACCCTGATGAACGCACTCTCGAAATCCGAAGTATTTGCAGAAAATAAACTGTTCGCAACGCTGGATACTACCGTGAGGAAAGTTGTTATCGGGAACCTTCCGTTTTTATTGACAGATACCGTAGGGTTTATCCGTAAGCTGCCTACCCAGCTGGTAGAATCATTCAAGTCTACGCTTGATGAGGCGAGAGAAGCGGATCTCCTTATCCATGTGGTGGACATTTCCCATGAAAGCTTCGAGGACCACATCGATTCGGTCAACCAGATCCTGCAGGAGATTGATGCCCACAGGAAGCCGATGATCATGGTATTTAATAAGATTGATGATTTCAGTTATGAGAAGAAAGAAGATGACGATCTTACGCCCTCAACGCGTAAGAACATCTCTCTTGAAGAATGGACGAAGACCTGGATGGCCAAATCAAAGTACCCTACCGTATTTATTTCGGCGCTAACGAAAGAAAACTTTCCTGAAATGAAAAAGATGATTTATGATGAGGTGATGAAAATACATATTTCGAGATTTCCATATAACGATTTCCTGTTTGAATATTTCGATAATGATGACGAAGAAAATAACGGTTCATGA
- a CDS encoding META domain-containing protein, producing MKILIYILFIILLPESVISCKVANAGKQQVQREWMLVSFGTFSKEELTKSKAAINLTAPEKNGKIHGGAFMGCNRMFFTAEFGSGNKLTISDVGGTMMACSNMQLETSFAAFFKKMNRYRTEGQYLILSDENGDSMKFIAADWD from the coding sequence ATGAAGATCCTGATTTATATACTTTTTATCATTTTGCTGCCGGAATCAGTCATCAGCTGCAAGGTTGCAAATGCCGGGAAACAGCAGGTCCAGAGGGAGTGGATGCTGGTCTCTTTCGGAACTTTTTCCAAAGAAGAACTCACGAAAAGCAAAGCAGCGATTAACCTCACGGCACCGGAGAAGAACGGGAAAATACACGGAGGTGCCTTTATGGGGTGCAACAGGATGTTTTTTACTGCAGAATTTGGCAGTGGGAATAAGCTTACTATTTCTGATGTTGGCGGAACTATGATGGCTTGCAGTAATATGCAGCTGGAAACTTCTTTTGCTGCATTTTTCAAGAAAATGAACCGTTACAGGACAGAAGGGCAGTATCTTATTTTATCTGACGAAAATGGTGATTCTATGAAATTCATTGCTGCGGATTGGGATTAA
- a CDS encoding S46 family peptidase: MKRIVLLFTFLLSFVQMRADEGMWLLMLIKRLNGVDMQKEGLHLTPEEIYSVNNSSLKDAIVSFGGFCTGEIVSSQGLIFTNHHCGYGAVAAASTPEKDYLKNGFWAMKQKDEFNAKDLYVRFLVRMDDATQRINSKLNNSMTAEQRKAVIDAESKAIQAENSENGKYTVVVKDFFNGNEFYYFVYQDYKDIRLVGAPPSSLGKFGGDTDNWEWPRHTADFTVFRVYADAAGNPAEFSPSNVPLKPKHFLPVSLKGVKPGDFSMILGYPGRTNRYLTSYGIEQMVNKDYPAWVEASKLAMDVMKKYMDKDKATQLNYASQYASVANYWKNRQGTIDAVIKNGTITDKQKIEDIYRKWSILPGNTEYDGVLDDIEVYYKQVSDRNVERNYMSQLSRNAKYITLALQVGSVLNAYAAQDMQGRLTMKPKVDAAIKAAYENFNTQLEGEMLNSMVNLYQTRVKKEVASPTIMGLDAKNLSNVAYSSIFANKTSATNFILNPDRLKLDADPLWKIAKGLVEDQKLAAEKYSKVDDNFAKNNRLFLAGLMKSMPEKKFYPDANSTMRLTYGTVDKLPIRSDRNYFGVTDNYYTDMTGLVGKYKKGDEEFDLPQRVIDLYNMKDFGQYADAAGYMPVNFLSNNDITGGNSGSPVIDGDGNLIGIAFDGNSEALSGDIVFEPEWQKTINVDVRFVLWTIDKYAGARRLIDELQLVRGENTPADTKTKAPKAERKTTTGKKKK, translated from the coding sequence ATGAAAAGAATAGTTCTATTATTCACTTTCCTGCTGAGCTTTGTTCAGATGAGAGCGGACGAGGGGATGTGGCTTCTAATGCTCATCAAAAGGCTTAATGGTGTTGATATGCAAAAAGAAGGTCTTCATCTGACTCCTGAAGAAATTTATTCCGTTAACAATTCCAGCCTGAAAGACGCTATCGTAAGCTTCGGAGGATTCTGTACCGGAGAGATCGTTTCCAGCCAGGGACTTATTTTTACCAACCACCATTGTGGTTACGGAGCTGTTGCTGCGGCATCCACACCGGAAAAAGATTACCTTAAGAACGGCTTCTGGGCCATGAAACAAAAAGACGAATTCAATGCCAAGGACCTGTATGTAAGGTTTCTGGTAAGAATGGATGATGCTACCCAGAGAATCAATTCCAAACTGAACAACTCAATGACCGCCGAACAAAGAAAAGCTGTTATTGATGCTGAAAGCAAAGCCATCCAGGCAGAGAATTCTGAAAACGGGAAATATACCGTTGTAGTAAAAGATTTCTTTAACGGAAATGAGTTTTATTATTTTGTATACCAGGATTATAAAGATATCAGATTGGTGGGTGCTCCGCCTTCTTCATTAGGAAAATTCGGTGGTGATACCGACAACTGGGAGTGGCCAAGACATACGGCTGACTTCACTGTTTTCAGAGTATATGCCGACGCCGCAGGAAACCCTGCAGAGTTTTCTCCCAGCAATGTACCTTTAAAGCCTAAGCATTTCTTACCGGTTTCCCTTAAGGGAGTTAAGCCCGGTGACTTCTCTATGATCTTAGGATACCCGGGAAGAACCAACCGTTACCTGACTTCATACGGAATCGAGCAGATGGTGAATAAAGACTATCCGGCATGGGTGGAAGCTTCCAAACTGGCTATGGATGTTATGAAGAAATACATGGACAAGGATAAAGCTACCCAGCTTAATTACGCTTCGCAGTATGCTTCCGTTGCCAATTACTGGAAAAACAGACAGGGAACCATTGATGCCGTTATAAAAAACGGAACGATTACCGATAAGCAAAAAATTGAAGATATCTACAGAAAGTGGTCTATCCTTCCCGGAAATACAGAGTATGACGGAGTTCTTGATGATATCGAAGTATATTACAAGCAGGTATCAGACAGAAATGTGGAGCGCAATTATATGAGCCAGCTCTCAAGAAATGCGAAATATATCACTCTTGCCCTACAGGTGGGGTCTGTACTGAATGCTTATGCAGCACAGGATATGCAGGGAAGGCTTACTATGAAACCGAAAGTAGATGCCGCCATCAAAGCAGCTTATGAAAACTTCAATACGCAGCTGGAAGGTGAAATGCTGAACTCTATGGTCAACCTCTACCAGACGAGGGTGAAAAAAGAGGTTGCTTCCCCTACGATTATGGGACTGGATGCCAAAAACCTTTCCAACGTAGCCTATTCTTCGATTTTTGCCAATAAGACTTCAGCGACGAATTTCATTCTGAATCCTGACCGCCTGAAGCTGGATGCAGATCCGCTTTGGAAGATCGCCAAAGGATTGGTGGAAGACCAGAAGCTGGCTGCCGAAAAATACTCTAAAGTAGACGATAACTTTGCTAAAAATAATCGGCTCTTCTTAGCGGGTCTGATGAAATCGATGCCGGAGAAGAAATTCTATCCGGATGCAAACTCAACCATGAGACTTACATACGGAACCGTAGACAAATTACCGATCAGAAGTGATAGAAATTATTTCGGGGTAACGGATAATTATTACACGGATATGACCGGCCTTGTTGGGAAATACAAAAAAGGGGATGAAGAGTTTGACCTTCCTCAGCGTGTGATCGATCTTTACAACATGAAAGATTTCGGACAGTATGCTGATGCCGCCGGATACATGCCGGTAAACTTCCTTTCCAATAATGATATCACAGGAGGTAACTCCGGTTCTCCGGTAATTGACGGAGACGGAAACCTTATCGGTATTGCATTTGACGGAAACAGCGAAGCATTAAGCGGTGATATCGTTTTCGAACCGGAATGGCAGAAAACAATCAACGTAGACGTTCGTTTTGTTCTTTGGACCATCGACAAATACGCCGGTGCCAGAAGACTGATCGACGAACTTCAACTGGTAAGAGGTGAAAATACTCCTGCCGACACGAAAACTAAAGCTCCTAAAGCTGAACGTAAAACGACAACAGGTAAAAAGAAGAAATAA
- a CDS encoding YdeI/OmpD-associated family protein, which translates to METQPIQFTAIIQQQGNMNAAYVEFPFSVQELFGRKGQVKIRAIFDGHAEYRGSLSKMKSEQHLLGLTQEIRKQLGKTFGDKVLVSLTEDLEERTVSIAEDIASVLNENPVAKALFDAMSYTHRKEYIRWIEEAKKAETRERRMLKMIEMILEGKKGI; encoded by the coding sequence ATGGAAACACAGCCCATCCAATTTACAGCCATCATTCAGCAGCAAGGCAATATGAACGCTGCCTATGTTGAATTTCCGTTTTCTGTGCAGGAACTGTTCGGAAGGAAAGGACAGGTAAAAATCAGGGCGATCTTTGATGGTCATGCAGAATACCGGGGCAGCCTATCCAAAATGAAGTCTGAGCAGCATCTTCTCGGCCTTACGCAGGAAATCAGGAAACAGCTTGGCAAAACATTCGGGGATAAAGTTTTGGTTTCACTTACCGAAGACCTTGAGGAAAGAACCGTCTCTATTGCAGAAGATATTGCTTCCGTATTGAATGAAAATCCTGTGGCAAAAGCTTTATTTGACGCCATGAGTTATACGCACAGGAAAGAATACATCCGCTGGATTGAAGAAGCCAAGAAAGCTGAGACCAGGGAGAGGAGGATGCTGAAAATGATTGAAATGATTCTGGAGGGAAAAAAGGGGATCTGA
- a CDS encoding AMP-binding protein, which yields MSNTLSYVHGASDIPLLGETIGENLKRTAERFPNQEALVCSHQDYRATYSQFYQQVRKVSKALIHLGVKAGDRVGVWSPNTYQWVLLQYATANIGVILVNINPAYRTSELIFVLNQSEISYMFSALEFKSSNYKKMIEDAREFAAVLKNEIFWGESWDRFLNGADSVSDEQLVDRESAVQFDDPVNIQYTSGTTGFPKGVTLSHHNILNNGYFIGIRLHYSEKDRVCIPVPFFHCFGMVIGNLACTSHGATMVIPNDSFDPVKTLQVVEKEKCTSLYGVPTMFITMLNEMLSQDFNMQSLRTGVMAGSVCPPEIMKKVGSLMNMKEVTICYGMTETSPVSTQTKIGTPFDKQVNSVGTVQDHIEIKIINPETGAVVQRGEHGELCTRGYSVMLKYWNNPDATRQVLDEQRWMHTGDLAMMDEEGYINISGRIKDLIIRGGENISPKEIEDFLYQYPNILDAQVIGVPSEKFGEEVMAWIKVREGYTITEEELTDFCKERIAHYKVPKYWKFVEEFPMTISGKIRKVEMREISIKELGL from the coding sequence ATGAGCAATACACTTTCTTATGTACATGGAGCCTCCGATATCCCTCTTTTAGGCGAAACCATTGGTGAAAACCTGAAGCGCACTGCTGAAAGATTCCCCAATCAGGAAGCCCTGGTATGCAGCCACCAGGATTACAGGGCCACGTACAGCCAGTTTTATCAACAGGTGAGAAAGGTTTCCAAAGCGCTGATCCATTTAGGTGTAAAAGCAGGAGACAGAGTAGGAGTCTGGTCCCCGAATACCTATCAATGGGTATTGCTGCAGTATGCAACGGCAAATATCGGGGTCATCCTTGTCAATATAAATCCGGCCTATCGAACCAGCGAGTTAATCTTTGTGTTGAACCAGTCTGAAATTTCTTATATGTTTTCTGCACTTGAATTCAAGTCCAGCAACTACAAAAAAATGATTGAGGATGCGAGGGAATTTGCTGCTGTTCTTAAGAATGAAATTTTCTGGGGCGAAAGTTGGGACCGTTTTCTGAACGGAGCAGACTCTGTTTCCGACGAACAGCTTGTAGACCGGGAGTCCGCGGTTCAGTTTGATGATCCGGTGAACATCCAATATACTTCCGGTACTACCGGTTTCCCTAAAGGCGTGACACTTTCGCACCATAATATTCTGAACAACGGATACTTCATCGGCATCCGGCTTCATTATTCCGAAAAGGACCGGGTGTGTATTCCCGTGCCTTTTTTCCACTGTTTCGGAATGGTCATCGGAAACCTGGCCTGCACTTCCCATGGCGCAACTATGGTAATTCCGAATGACAGTTTCGATCCTGTAAAAACATTACAGGTTGTGGAAAAGGAAAAATGCACTTCCCTGTATGGTGTTCCTACAATGTTTATTACGATGTTGAATGAAATGCTGTCACAGGATTTTAATATGCAGTCTTTAAGGACAGGTGTGATGGCCGGTTCGGTCTGCCCGCCTGAGATCATGAAAAAAGTAGGGAGTCTGATGAATATGAAAGAAGTCACAATCTGTTACGGAATGACGGAAACGTCACCGGTATCTACCCAGACAAAGATCGGAACACCGTTTGATAAGCAGGTAAATTCTGTAGGAACGGTCCAGGACCACATTGAAATCAAAATCATCAATCCTGAAACCGGAGCGGTAGTACAACGAGGGGAACACGGCGAATTATGCACGCGTGGCTATTCTGTTATGCTGAAATACTGGAATAATCCTGATGCAACCCGGCAGGTCCTGGATGAGCAGCGATGGATGCATACAGGTGATCTGGCTATGATGGATGAAGAAGGCTACATCAATATCTCGGGAAGGATCAAAGACCTTATCATCCGTGGAGGAGAGAATATTTCGCCAAAAGAAATTGAAGATTTCCTGTATCAGTATCCCAATATATTGGATGCCCAGGTAATAGGGGTGCCGAGTGAAAAATTCGGTGAAGAGGTTATGGCATGGATTAAGGTGCGTGAAGGCTACACAATTACAGAAGAAGAACTGACAGATTTCTGCAAGGAACGGATCGCCCATTATAAGGTGCCGAAATACTGGAAGTTTGTCGAGGAATTCCCAATGACCATCTCAGGAAAAATCCGGAAAGTGGAAATGCGGGAAATCTCAATTAAAGAACTGGGGCTTTGA
- a CDS encoding YifB family Mg chelatase-like AAA ATPase → MLIKIYGSAIHGVAAQTITIEVNVDTGIGYHLVGLPDNAIKESSYRISAALKNVGYKIPGKKITINMAPADLRKEGSAYDLSIAVGILAASDQILADRVQEYIIMGELSLDGTLQPIKGVLPIAIQAREEGFKGIILPKQNTREAAIVSGLEVLGAENIKEVIDFFNEGKPIEQTILDTRKEFQEKINNFPFDFSEVKGQETAKRAMEVAAAGGHNIILIGPPGSGKTMLAKRLPSILPPLTLKEALETTKIHSVAGKMGTETSLMTIRPFRAPHHTISDVALVGGGGYPQPGEISLAHNGVLFLDEMPEFKRTVLEVMRQPLEDREVTISRAKFTVNYPASFMLVASMNPSPSGYFPDDPNNTSSTYEMQRYMNKLSGPLLDRIDIHVEVQKVEFEQLAERRKGESSENIRQRVLKARATQHERYKDLKISYNAQMGPKEIEQFCELDETSFSLIKTAMEKLNLSARAYDRILKVARTIADLETSERILSYHISEAIQYRSLDRDFWNV, encoded by the coding sequence ATGCTGATCAAAATTTACGGAAGTGCCATTCATGGTGTGGCAGCTCAGACCATTACCATAGAAGTTAATGTGGATACGGGAATCGGATATCACTTGGTAGGGCTTCCCGATAATGCCATCAAAGAAAGCAGTTACCGCATTTCTGCCGCGCTTAAAAATGTGGGCTATAAAATTCCGGGTAAAAAAATTACGATCAATATGGCTCCTGCCGATCTCAGGAAAGAAGGTTCTGCCTATGATCTCAGTATTGCCGTGGGCATTCTTGCGGCATCAGATCAGATCCTTGCAGACCGTGTTCAGGAATACATCATTATGGGCGAGCTTTCGCTCGACGGAACTCTTCAGCCTATCAAAGGCGTATTGCCAATTGCCATTCAGGCAAGGGAAGAAGGCTTTAAGGGGATTATTCTTCCGAAACAGAATACCCGGGAGGCAGCGATCGTCAGTGGCCTTGAAGTCTTGGGTGCAGAAAATATCAAAGAGGTGATCGACTTCTTTAATGAAGGCAAGCCGATAGAGCAGACCATACTTGATACCCGGAAGGAATTTCAGGAAAAAATCAACAATTTTCCGTTCGACTTTTCAGAAGTGAAAGGACAGGAAACCGCTAAGAGGGCGATGGAAGTGGCAGCAGCCGGCGGACATAATATCATCCTGATCGGTCCTCCGGGAAGCGGAAAAACGATGTTGGCCAAAAGGCTGCCCAGTATCTTGCCGCCTCTCACGCTAAAGGAAGCACTGGAAACGACTAAGATTCATTCTGTAGCCGGAAAGATGGGGACAGAAACTTCACTGATGACCATCCGTCCGTTTCGTGCCCCGCACCATACGATTTCAGATGTCGCCCTGGTTGGCGGTGGCGGTTACCCGCAGCCGGGAGAAATTTCGCTGGCGCATAACGGTGTCCTTTTCCTGGATGAAATGCCGGAATTTAAACGAACGGTGCTGGAAGTCATGAGACAGCCGCTGGAAGACCGGGAAGTTACGATTTCAAGGGCAAAGTTCACGGTAAATTATCCGGCCAGCTTTATGCTGGTGGCTTCGATGAATCCAAGCCCAAGCGGGTATTTCCCTGATGATCCCAACAATACCTCGTCTACGTACGAAATGCAACGCTACATGAATAAGCTTTCAGGTCCGTTGCTGGACCGCATTGATATACACGTCGAAGTCCAGAAAGTAGAGTTTGAACAGCTGGCTGAACGAAGGAAAGGCGAGAGCAGCGAAAATATCCGGCAGCGTGTCCTTAAGGCCCGCGCGACACAGCATGAGCGGTATAAGGATCTAAAAATCAGCTACAACGCCCAAATGGGGCCTAAGGAGATTGAGCAGTTCTGTGAGCTGGATGAAACTTCTTTCAGCCTGATCAAAACGGCCATGGAAAAACTGAATCTATCTGCAAGGGCTTACGACAGGATCCTCAAAGTAGCCCGGACCATTGCCGACCTGGAAACCTCTGAACGTATTTTATCCTATCATATTTCTGAAGCCATACAGTACAGGAGCCTGGACAGGGATTTTTGGAATGTATGA
- a CDS encoding winged helix-turn-helix transcriptional regulator → MNYKEIENCPLNVFLKSFSGKWKPIILYCFFKNGNMRFTDLWRAIPAVSKKVLLQQLKELEKSEIVQRTQINTFPPEVFYGLSGKGDSLLPVILIIEEWITINKYQSEP, encoded by the coding sequence ATGAATTATAAAGAAATTGAAAACTGTCCGTTGAATGTTTTCTTGAAGTCTTTCTCGGGAAAATGGAAACCGATCATTTTATATTGCTTTTTCAAGAATGGAAACATGCGATTTACAGATCTTTGGAGAGCAATCCCTGCTGTTTCTAAAAAAGTTTTATTACAACAATTAAAAGAACTGGAAAAATCTGAAATCGTACAACGCACTCAAATTAATACTTTCCCTCCTGAAGTGTTTTATGGACTTTCAGGAAAAGGAGATTCGTTACTGCCTGTTATTTTGATTATAGAAGAGTGGATTACAATCAATAAATATCAGAGTGAACCCTAG
- a CDS encoding MBL fold metallo-hydrolase — MNIRLIRNATLFICINKKGILVDPMLGPKGSFGKFPWTDSKLKNPLVDLPLTERDLQILIKQTDAILLTHMHPDHWDSKAQGILSREIPIYCQPEDMPELNRQKFTNLTPVNDTVIFEGITIIRTKGKHGLGEIGDLMGKVSGYVIQYQEETLYLTGDTIWCDDVIDSLDKYSPDFIIINGGGAKFNIGQHVTMDKFDIKTLLEYYPGHKIAIVHLESVSPSQESRKDLIQFLSDHNMVNRVIIPDDGDVFTF; from the coding sequence ATGAACATCAGACTGATCAGAAATGCTACTTTATTTATATGTATCAATAAAAAAGGAATACTGGTAGATCCTATGTTAGGGCCTAAAGGCTCTTTTGGAAAGTTTCCATGGACTGACAGTAAACTTAAAAATCCTTTAGTAGATCTTCCATTAACAGAAAGGGATTTACAAATATTAATTAAGCAAACAGATGCAATTCTACTTACTCATATGCATCCTGACCATTGGGATTCCAAAGCTCAGGGAATTTTGTCCAGAGAAATCCCTATCTACTGTCAACCGGAAGATATGCCTGAACTTAACAGGCAGAAGTTTACCAATCTAACCCCGGTAAACGATACTGTAATCTTTGAAGGTATCACAATAATAAGGACAAAAGGAAAACACGGTTTGGGAGAAATAGGTGATTTAATGGGCAAAGTAAGTGGATATGTTATACAATACCAAGAAGAAACACTGTACCTTACAGGCGATACCATCTGGTGTGATGACGTTATTGATTCATTAGATAAATACAGCCCTGATTTTATAATCATCAATGGTGGAGGTGCGAAATTCAATATCGGACAACATGTTACCATGGATAAATTTGATATTAAAACTCTCTTAGAATATTATCCCGGTCATAAGATTGCTATTGTACACCTCGAATCGGTAAGCCCTTCACAAGAAAGCAGAAAGGATCTTATACAATTCTTATCTGATCATAACATGGTAAATCGAGTCATTATCCCCGATGATGGTGATGTTTTTACATTTTAA
- a CDS encoding tRNA-binding protein has protein sequence MMVKPEISWEDFEKIDIRTGTVISVQDFEKARNPSYKLEIDFGPLGIRKSSAQITALYSKEDLMGKQILAVVNFPKKQIANFLSECLVLGIYGEDTKEVTLLTPSLPVKNGLQVG, from the coding sequence ATGATGGTAAAACCTGAAATATCGTGGGAGGACTTTGAAAAGATCGACATCAGGACAGGAACTGTTATTTCAGTCCAGGATTTTGAGAAGGCAAGAAACCCCTCTTATAAACTGGAAATTGATTTCGGACCCTTGGGGATCAGAAAATCCTCTGCGCAGATCACCGCATTGTACAGCAAAGAAGACCTGATGGGCAAGCAGATCTTAGCCGTAGTCAATTTTCCCAAGAAACAGATCGCCAATTTTTTAAGTGAGTGCCTTGTCCTGGGCATATATGGAGAAGATACCAAAGAGGTAACCCTTCTTACACCTTCATTACCCGTTAAAAACGGCCTGCAGGTAGGCTGA
- a CDS encoding 3'-5' exonuclease, whose protein sequence is MMQHIPLDKVLFLDIETVPGAALWEDLTEAEQRLWDKKTRFQRKEDVEAGDFYVERGGIMAEFGKIICITIGMLEKNDTLKIKSFAGHNEKKMLLEFGEIFNSPRLRDVILCAHNGKEFDFPWIARRFLINGLMPPVPFQMFGKKPWEIPHIDTMELWKFGDYKTFVSLELLAHVFGIPTPKDDIDGSMVSSIYYIEKDLQRIVDYCEKDVLTLANVFRRMRQEDLLKRYINLD, encoded by the coding sequence ATGATGCAGCACATTCCTTTAGATAAAGTTTTATTCCTTGATATTGAGACCGTTCCGGGAGCAGCTCTGTGGGAAGACCTTACGGAAGCAGAGCAAAGGCTCTGGGATAAAAAGACAAGATTCCAACGTAAAGAGGATGTTGAAGCCGGGGATTTTTATGTGGAAAGAGGCGGAATTATGGCAGAATTCGGCAAGATTATCTGCATTACGATCGGAATGCTGGAAAAAAACGATACCCTGAAAATTAAAAGCTTTGCCGGCCACAATGAAAAGAAGATGCTGCTTGAATTCGGGGAGATCTTCAACAGTCCGAGGCTCAGGGATGTCATATTATGTGCCCATAACGGTAAGGAATTCGATTTTCCGTGGATTGCCAGAAGATTCCTGATCAACGGACTGATGCCACCGGTACCGTTTCAGATGTTCGGCAAGAAGCCCTGGGAAATCCCCCATATTGATACGATGGAGTTATGGAAATTCGGTGATTATAAAACCTTTGTTTCCCTTGAATTACTGGCACATGTGTTCGGAATTCCGACTCCGAAGGATGACATTGACGGATCAATGGTTTCATCAATTTACTACATAGAGAAAGACTTGCAGCGAATAGTAGACTATTGTGAAAAAGATGTCTTAACTTTGGCCAACGTTTTCCGGCGCATGCGTCAGGAGGATTTATTGAAAAGGTATATCAATTTAGACTAA
- a CDS encoding SUF system Fe-S cluster assembly protein, protein MKFTDDQIADIGENIIRVLKTVYDPEIPVDIYELGLVYDVQISDDGDVKIIMTLTTPNCPVAETLPQEVKDKVAEVEHVNSVDLELTFEPSWNKDMMSEEAKFELGML, encoded by the coding sequence ATGAAATTTACAGACGATCAGATTGCTGATATAGGTGAAAACATCATCAGAGTGCTTAAAACCGTATACGACCCCGAAATTCCGGTAGACATCTATGAACTCGGGCTGGTATATGACGTACAGATTTCCGATGACGGCGATGTTAAAATTATCATGACCCTTACCACCCCTAACTGTCCAGTAGCGGAAACCTTGCCTCAGGAAGTGAAGGATAAGGTGGCAGAAGTGGAACATGTGAACAGCGTAGACCTTGAGCTTACTTTCGAACCCAGCTGGAATAAAGATATGATGAGTGAAGAAGCGAAATTTGAACTCGGAATGCTTTAA